From a region of the Sminthopsis crassicaudata isolate SCR6 chromosome 6, ASM4859323v1, whole genome shotgun sequence genome:
- the LEPROTL1 gene encoding leptin receptor overlapping transcript-like 1, whose protein sequence is MAGIKALISLSFGGAIGLMFLMLGCALPLYNQYWPLFVLFFYILSPIPYCIARRLVDDTDAMSNACKELAIFLTTGIVVSAFGLPIVFARALLIEWGACALVLTGNTVIFATILGFFLVFGSNDDFSWQQW, encoded by the exons ATGGCCGGCATCAAAG CTCTGATCAGTTTGTCCTTTGGTGGAGCGATTGGGCTAATGTTTTTGATGCTTGGATGTGCCCTTCCATTATACAA ccaGTACTGGCCCctgtttgttctgtttttttataTCCTTTCTCCTATTCCATATTGCATTGCAAGAAGATTAGTGGATGACACAGATGCGATGAGCAATGCTTGTAAGGAACTCGCCATATTTCTCACAACTGGCATTGTTGTCTCTGCTTTCGGACTTCCTATAGTGTTTGCCAGAGCACTTCTG ATTGAGTGGGGTGCTTGTGCCCTGGTTCTCACAGGCAATACGGTCATCTTTGCAACAATCCTCGGGTTTTTCTTGGTCTTTGGCAGCAATGATGACTTCAGCTGGCAGCAGTGGTAA